TTTTATTTTAAAAACTTAGAATTTATTATTCCTTGCTTCGTATAAAACTTTATAATGTAAAATCCTGATAGCATATTTCTAAGGTCTATGCCGTTTTTATATATTCCTTGTAAAAGTTTTTGTCCTGTACTTGAAAAAATCTCATACTCAGCACCAATAACATTTATATCATCACAAAATAGCATATCTGACACAGGATTTGGATACAA
This is a stretch of genomic DNA from Bacteroidales bacterium. It encodes these proteins:
- a CDS encoding T9SS type A sorting domain-containing protein, with amino-acid sequence LYPNPVSDMLFCDDINVIGAEYEIFSSTGQKLLQGIYKNGIDLRNMLSGFYIIKFYTKQGIINSKFLK